A DNA window from Eretmochelys imbricata isolate rEreImb1 chromosome 3, rEreImb1.hap1, whole genome shotgun sequence contains the following coding sequences:
- the LOC144262738 gene encoding zinc finger and BTB domain-containing protein 24-like isoform X3 — MAEAIADPPEKLVVIHSKAHRDTILANFAEQRKKNFLCDITLIVEDVHFRAHKALLAASSEYFSMMFVDEGEISQSIYMLEGMVADTFGALLEFIYTGYLHSNEKSMEQILATAQLLKVNDLVWAHADYQTNHSPNNPLTSSSGASVVVFANDKKNGDPPKRKRGRPRKVKNAQEEKFGTSSVEDVQLRENNSVRNKQNFMKKVAAEETVASEQVPVRKEVEETEPACGSEAAVDLSAEKDENYDPKSQGIQSNQSRYSKRRIRRSIKLKDYKLVGDEDGKVLTKRTDRKRKRTGSEACCKECGKVFKYNHFLAIHQRSHTGERPFKCNECGKGFSQKHSLQVHERMHTGERPYTCTVCSKALTTKHSLLEHMSLHTGQKAFTCDQCGKYFSQKRQLKSHYRVHTGHSLPECNQCHRKFMDAAQLKKHLRTHTGEKPFTCEICGKSFTAKSSLQTHIRIHRGEKPYSCGICGKCFSDSSAKRRHCILHTGKKPFSCPECNLQFARLDNLKSHLKIHSKEKQLQESSTAPSNSNSSEEVRNILQLQQYQLSTSGGQEIQLLVTDSVHNINFIPSHNQSISIVTAENSQNMTAGQAANLTLLTQPPQQLQNLLLAAQQEQEEQIQSINMMENQIETTQSEQMHVITLSKETLAHLHAHQGQTEELHLATGAQHMQLTQEPSRQSHTNQDAVQPHQISEEQNQNVHISESHPESLSINHPSHEHQIQDITAGKGDSGESIYGPTFEDENFSIPHNKKGILGMANKGRHSNGSQFYITLQPTPYMDKKYVAFG; from the exons ATGGCAGAAGCAATTGCTGACCCTCCAGAGAAGCTTGTTGTTATCCACTCCAAGGCTCACAGAGATACCATTCTAGCTAATTTTGCagaacaaaggaaaaagaatttTCTTTGTGATATCACTTTAATAGTAGAGGATGTGCACTTCAGAGCCCACAAAGCTTTACTTGCTGCCAGCAGTGAGTACTTTTCAATGATGTTTGTAGATGAGGGAGAGATAAGCCAGTCAATTTATATGTTGGAGGGAATGGTTGCAGACACTTTTGGTGCACTACTGGAATTTATCTACACAGGTTATCTCCATTCCAATGAAAAAAGCATGGAACAAATACTGGCAACTGCACAGCTCCTAAAAGTGAATGATTTAGTATGGGCACATGCAGATTATCAGACCAACCATAGCCCAAATAATCCTCTCACATCTAGTAGTGGTGCTTCAGTAGTTGTCTTTGCAAATGACAAGAAAAATGGAGATCCACCAAAGCGAAAACGAGGAAGACCAAGAAAAGTCAAGAATGCTCAAGAGGAAAAATTTGGGACATCTTCTGTTGAAGATGTGCAGCTAAGAGAGAACAATTCAGTGCGAAATAAACAAAATTTTATGAAAAAAGTTGCAGCGGAAGAAACTGTTGCCAGTGAACAAGTTCCAGTAAGGAAAGAAGTGGAAGAAACTGAGCCAGCTTGTGGTTCAGAAGCTGCTGTAGATCTATCAGCTGAGAAGGATGAGAATTATGATCCTAAATCTCAAGGAATACAGAGCAATCAGAGTCGTTATAGCAAACGTAGAATACGGAGGTCTATCAAGCTAAAAGATTATAAACTTGTTGGTGATGAAGATGGAAAAGTATTGACAAAGAGAACTGATAGAAAAAGAAAACGCACAGGTTCTGAAGCTTGTTGCAAAGAATGTGGCAAAGTGTTTAAATATAATCACTTTTTAGCTATTCATCAGAGAAGTCATACAG GAGAACGCCCTTTTAAATGCAATGAATGTGGTAAAGGCTTTTCCCAGAAGCACTCTCTTCAGGTTCATGAACGGATGCATACTGGAGAGCGACCATATACCTGTACTGTCTGTAGTAAAGCTTTAACAACAAAACATTCTCTTTTGGAACATATGAGCCTACACACAG gACAGAAGGCTTTTACGTGTGATCAGTGTGGAAAGTATTTTAGCCAAAAGAGACAACTGAAGAGTCATTACCGAGTGCACACAG GCCATTCATTGCCGGAATGTAACCAGTGTCATCGCAAATTCATGGATGCAGCTCAGTTAAAGAAACATCTAAGAACACATACAG GTGAGAAGCCATTTACTTGTGAAATCTGTGGCAAGTCATTCACAGCAAAAAGTTCTCTTCAGACTCACATCAGAATCCACAG AGGGGAAAAGCCATATTCTTGTGGTATATGTGGAAAATGTTTCTCGGATTCCAGTGCAAAGAGGAGACACTGTATCTTACACACAGGCAAAAAGCCTTTCTCCTGCCCAGAGTGTAATTTGCAGTTTGCCCGCTTGGACAATTTGAAGTCTCATTTGAAAattcacagcaaagaaaaacaattGCAAGAATCAAGCACTGCTCCTAGCAACAGCAATAGCTCAGAGGAGGTCAGAAACATTCTTCAGCTGCAGCAATATCAACTGTCCACGTCTGGAGGACAAGAGATTCAGTTGCTTGTCACAGATTCAGTACATAATATAAACTTTATACCTAGTCATAATCAAAGTATTAGTATTGTTACTGCTGAGAACTCCCAAAATATGACAGCAGGCCAGGCTGCTAATCTTACGCTACTCACTCAACCACCACAACAGCTGCAGAACTTGCTTCTTGCAGCTCAGCAGGAACAAGAAGAACAAATCCAAAGTATCAATATGATGGAGAACCAAATAGAGACTACACAATCTGAGCAAATGCATGTCATCACTCTTTCAAAGGAAACACTAGCACATCTTCATGCCCATCAGGGGCAAACTGAAGAACTTCATCTAGCAACAGGAGCTCAGCACATGCAGCTGACCCAGGAACCTAGTCGTCAGTCTCATACTAACCAAGATGCAGTCCAGCCCCATCAAATTAGTGAAGAACAGAACCAAAATGTACACATTTCTGAATCACATCCGGAATCTTTGTCCATAAACCACCCATCTCATGAGCATCAGATTCAAG
- the LOC144262738 gene encoding zinc finger and BTB domain-containing protein 24-like isoform X5, translated as MAEAIADPPEKLVVIHSKAHRDTILANFAEQRKKNFLCDITLIVEDVHFRAHKALLAASSEYFSMMFVDEGEISQSIYMLEGMVADTFGALLEFIYTGYLHSNEKSMEQILATAQLLKVNDLVWAHADYQTNHSPNNPLTSSSGASVVVFANDKKNGDPPKRKRGRPRKVKNAQEEKFGTSSVEDVQLRENNSVRNKQNFMKKVAAEETVASEQVPVRKEVEETEPACGSEAAVDLSAEKDENYDPKSQGIQSNQSRYSKRRIRRSIKLKDYKLVGDEDGKVLTKRTDRKRKRTGSEACCKECGKVFKYNHFLAIHQRSHTGERPFKCNECGKGFSQKHSLQVHERMHTGERPYTCTVCSKALTTKHSLLEHMSLHTGQKAFTCDQCGKYFSQKRQLKSHYRVHTGHSLPECNQCHRKFMDAAQLKKHLRTHTGEKPFTCEICGKSFTAKSSLQTHIRIHRGEKPYSCGICGKCFSDSSAKRRHCILHTGKKPFSCPECNLQFARLDNLKSHLKIHSKEKQLQESSTAPSNSNSSEEVRNILQLQQYQLSTSGGQEIQLLVTDSVHNINFIPSHNQSISIVTAENSQNMTAGQAANLTLLTQPPQQLQNLLLAAQQEQEEQIQSINMMENQIETTQSEQMHVITLSKETLAHLHAHQGQTEELHLATGAQHMQLTQEPSRQSHTNQDAVQPHQISEEQNQNVHISESHPESLSINHPSHEHQIQDITAGKGDSGESIYGPTFEDS; from the exons ATGGCAGAAGCAATTGCTGACCCTCCAGAGAAGCTTGTTGTTATCCACTCCAAGGCTCACAGAGATACCATTCTAGCTAATTTTGCagaacaaaggaaaaagaatttTCTTTGTGATATCACTTTAATAGTAGAGGATGTGCACTTCAGAGCCCACAAAGCTTTACTTGCTGCCAGCAGTGAGTACTTTTCAATGATGTTTGTAGATGAGGGAGAGATAAGCCAGTCAATTTATATGTTGGAGGGAATGGTTGCAGACACTTTTGGTGCACTACTGGAATTTATCTACACAGGTTATCTCCATTCCAATGAAAAAAGCATGGAACAAATACTGGCAACTGCACAGCTCCTAAAAGTGAATGATTTAGTATGGGCACATGCAGATTATCAGACCAACCATAGCCCAAATAATCCTCTCACATCTAGTAGTGGTGCTTCAGTAGTTGTCTTTGCAAATGACAAGAAAAATGGAGATCCACCAAAGCGAAAACGAGGAAGACCAAGAAAAGTCAAGAATGCTCAAGAGGAAAAATTTGGGACATCTTCTGTTGAAGATGTGCAGCTAAGAGAGAACAATTCAGTGCGAAATAAACAAAATTTTATGAAAAAAGTTGCAGCGGAAGAAACTGTTGCCAGTGAACAAGTTCCAGTAAGGAAAGAAGTGGAAGAAACTGAGCCAGCTTGTGGTTCAGAAGCTGCTGTAGATCTATCAGCTGAGAAGGATGAGAATTATGATCCTAAATCTCAAGGAATACAGAGCAATCAGAGTCGTTATAGCAAACGTAGAATACGGAGGTCTATCAAGCTAAAAGATTATAAACTTGTTGGTGATGAAGATGGAAAAGTATTGACAAAGAGAACTGATAGAAAAAGAAAACGCACAGGTTCTGAAGCTTGTTGCAAAGAATGTGGCAAAGTGTTTAAATATAATCACTTTTTAGCTATTCATCAGAGAAGTCATACAG GAGAACGCCCTTTTAAATGCAATGAATGTGGTAAAGGCTTTTCCCAGAAGCACTCTCTTCAGGTTCATGAACGGATGCATACTGGAGAGCGACCATATACCTGTACTGTCTGTAGTAAAGCTTTAACAACAAAACATTCTCTTTTGGAACATATGAGCCTACACACAG gACAGAAGGCTTTTACGTGTGATCAGTGTGGAAAGTATTTTAGCCAAAAGAGACAACTGAAGAGTCATTACCGAGTGCACACAG GCCATTCATTGCCGGAATGTAACCAGTGTCATCGCAAATTCATGGATGCAGCTCAGTTAAAGAAACATCTAAGAACACATACAG GTGAGAAGCCATTTACTTGTGAAATCTGTGGCAAGTCATTCACAGCAAAAAGTTCTCTTCAGACTCACATCAGAATCCACAG AGGGGAAAAGCCATATTCTTGTGGTATATGTGGAAAATGTTTCTCGGATTCCAGTGCAAAGAGGAGACACTGTATCTTACACACAGGCAAAAAGCCTTTCTCCTGCCCAGAGTGTAATTTGCAGTTTGCCCGCTTGGACAATTTGAAGTCTCATTTGAAAattcacagcaaagaaaaacaattGCAAGAATCAAGCACTGCTCCTAGCAACAGCAATAGCTCAGAGGAGGTCAGAAACATTCTTCAGCTGCAGCAATATCAACTGTCCACGTCTGGAGGACAAGAGATTCAGTTGCTTGTCACAGATTCAGTACATAATATAAACTTTATACCTAGTCATAATCAAAGTATTAGTATTGTTACTGCTGAGAACTCCCAAAATATGACAGCAGGCCAGGCTGCTAATCTTACGCTACTCACTCAACCACCACAACAGCTGCAGAACTTGCTTCTTGCAGCTCAGCAGGAACAAGAAGAACAAATCCAAAGTATCAATATGATGGAGAACCAAATAGAGACTACACAATCTGAGCAAATGCATGTCATCACTCTTTCAAAGGAAACACTAGCACATCTTCATGCCCATCAGGGGCAAACTGAAGAACTTCATCTAGCAACAGGAGCTCAGCACATGCAGCTGACCCAGGAACCTAGTCGTCAGTCTCATACTAACCAAGATGCAGTCCAGCCCCATCAAATTAGTGAAGAACAGAACCAAAATGTACACATTTCTGAATCACATCCGGAATCTTTGTCCATAAACCACCCATCTCATGAGCATCAGATTCAAG
- the LOC144262738 gene encoding zinc finger and BTB domain-containing protein 24-like isoform X4, whose product MAEAIADPPEKLVVIHSKAHRDTILANFAEQRKKNFLCDITLIVEDVHFRAHKALLAASSEYFSMMFVDEGEISQSIYMLEGMVADTFGALLEFIYTGYLHSNEKSMEQILATAQLLKVNDLVWAHADYQTNHSPNNPLTSSSGASVVVFANDKKNGDPPKRKRGRPRKVKNAQEEKFGTSSVEDVQLRENNSVRNKQNFMKKVAAEETVASEQVPVRKEVEETEPACGSEAAVDLSAEKDENYDPKSQGIQSNQSRYSKRRIRRSIKLKDYKLVGDEDGKVLTKRTDRKRKRTGSEACCKECGKVFKYNHFLAIHQRSHTGERPFKCNECGKGFSQKHSLQVHERMHTGERPYTCTVCSKALTTKHSLLEHMSLHTGQKAFTCDQCGKYFSQKRQLKSHYRVHTGHSLPECNQCHRKFMDAAQLKKHLRTHTGEKPFTCEICGKSFTAKSSLQTHIRIHRGEKPYSCGICGKCFSDSSAKRRHCILHTGKKPFSCPECNLQFARLDNLKSHLKIHSKEKQLQESSTAPSNSNSSEEVRNILQLQQYQLSTSGGQEIQLLVTDSVHNINFIPSHNQSISIVTAENSQNMTAGQAANLTLLTQPPQQLQNLLLAAQQEQEEQIQSINMMENQIETTQSEQMHVITLSKETLAHLHAHQGQTEELHLATGAQHMQLTQEPSRQSHTNQDAVQPHQISEEQNQNVHISESHPESLSINHPSHEHQIQGSEAEFSNQDCRACSASSARICMA is encoded by the exons ATGGCAGAAGCAATTGCTGACCCTCCAGAGAAGCTTGTTGTTATCCACTCCAAGGCTCACAGAGATACCATTCTAGCTAATTTTGCagaacaaaggaaaaagaatttTCTTTGTGATATCACTTTAATAGTAGAGGATGTGCACTTCAGAGCCCACAAAGCTTTACTTGCTGCCAGCAGTGAGTACTTTTCAATGATGTTTGTAGATGAGGGAGAGATAAGCCAGTCAATTTATATGTTGGAGGGAATGGTTGCAGACACTTTTGGTGCACTACTGGAATTTATCTACACAGGTTATCTCCATTCCAATGAAAAAAGCATGGAACAAATACTGGCAACTGCACAGCTCCTAAAAGTGAATGATTTAGTATGGGCACATGCAGATTATCAGACCAACCATAGCCCAAATAATCCTCTCACATCTAGTAGTGGTGCTTCAGTAGTTGTCTTTGCAAATGACAAGAAAAATGGAGATCCACCAAAGCGAAAACGAGGAAGACCAAGAAAAGTCAAGAATGCTCAAGAGGAAAAATTTGGGACATCTTCTGTTGAAGATGTGCAGCTAAGAGAGAACAATTCAGTGCGAAATAAACAAAATTTTATGAAAAAAGTTGCAGCGGAAGAAACTGTTGCCAGTGAACAAGTTCCAGTAAGGAAAGAAGTGGAAGAAACTGAGCCAGCTTGTGGTTCAGAAGCTGCTGTAGATCTATCAGCTGAGAAGGATGAGAATTATGATCCTAAATCTCAAGGAATACAGAGCAATCAGAGTCGTTATAGCAAACGTAGAATACGGAGGTCTATCAAGCTAAAAGATTATAAACTTGTTGGTGATGAAGATGGAAAAGTATTGACAAAGAGAACTGATAGAAAAAGAAAACGCACAGGTTCTGAAGCTTGTTGCAAAGAATGTGGCAAAGTGTTTAAATATAATCACTTTTTAGCTATTCATCAGAGAAGTCATACAG GAGAACGCCCTTTTAAATGCAATGAATGTGGTAAAGGCTTTTCCCAGAAGCACTCTCTTCAGGTTCATGAACGGATGCATACTGGAGAGCGACCATATACCTGTACTGTCTGTAGTAAAGCTTTAACAACAAAACATTCTCTTTTGGAACATATGAGCCTACACACAG gACAGAAGGCTTTTACGTGTGATCAGTGTGGAAAGTATTTTAGCCAAAAGAGACAACTGAAGAGTCATTACCGAGTGCACACAG GCCATTCATTGCCGGAATGTAACCAGTGTCATCGCAAATTCATGGATGCAGCTCAGTTAAAGAAACATCTAAGAACACATACAG GTGAGAAGCCATTTACTTGTGAAATCTGTGGCAAGTCATTCACAGCAAAAAGTTCTCTTCAGACTCACATCAGAATCCACAG AGGGGAAAAGCCATATTCTTGTGGTATATGTGGAAAATGTTTCTCGGATTCCAGTGCAAAGAGGAGACACTGTATCTTACACACAGGCAAAAAGCCTTTCTCCTGCCCAGAGTGTAATTTGCAGTTTGCCCGCTTGGACAATTTGAAGTCTCATTTGAAAattcacagcaaagaaaaacaattGCAAGAATCAAGCACTGCTCCTAGCAACAGCAATAGCTCAGAGGAGGTCAGAAACATTCTTCAGCTGCAGCAATATCAACTGTCCACGTCTGGAGGACAAGAGATTCAGTTGCTTGTCACAGATTCAGTACATAATATAAACTTTATACCTAGTCATAATCAAAGTATTAGTATTGTTACTGCTGAGAACTCCCAAAATATGACAGCAGGCCAGGCTGCTAATCTTACGCTACTCACTCAACCACCACAACAGCTGCAGAACTTGCTTCTTGCAGCTCAGCAGGAACAAGAAGAACAAATCCAAAGTATCAATATGATGGAGAACCAAATAGAGACTACACAATCTGAGCAAATGCATGTCATCACTCTTTCAAAGGAAACACTAGCACATCTTCATGCCCATCAGGGGCAAACTGAAGAACTTCATCTAGCAACAGGAGCTCAGCACATGCAGCTGACCCAGGAACCTAGTCGTCAGTCTCATACTAACCAAGATGCAGTCCAGCCCCATCAAATTAGTGAAGAACAGAACCAAAATGTACACATTTCTGAATCACATCCGGAATCTTTGTCCATAAACCACCCATCTCATGAGCATCAGATTCAAG
- the LOC144262738 gene encoding zinc finger and BTB domain-containing protein 24-like isoform X6, translated as MAEAIADPPEKLVVIHSKAHRDTILANFAEQRKKNFLCDITLIVEDVHFRAHKALLAASSEYFSMMFVDEGEISQSIYMLEGMVADTFGALLEFIYTGYLHSNEKSMEQILATAQLLKVNDLVWAHADYQTNHSPNNPLTSSSGASVVVFANDKKNGDPPKRKRGRPRKVKNAQEEKFGTSSVEDVQLRENNSVRNKQNFMKKVAAEETVASEQVPVRKEVEETEPACGSEAAVDLSAEKDENYDPKSQGIQSNQSRYSKRRIRRSIKLKDYKLVGDEDGKVLTKRTDRKRKRTGSEACCKECGKVFKYNHFLAIHQRSHTGERPFKCNECGKGFSQKHSLQVHERMHTGERPYTCTVCSKALTTKHSLLEHMSLHTGQKAFTCDQCGKYFSQKRQLKSHYRVHTGHSLPECNQCHRKFMDAAQLKKHLRTHTGEKPFTCEICGKSFTAKSSLQTHIRIHRGEKPYSCGICGKCFSDSSAKRRHCILHTGKKPFSCPECNLQFARLDNLKSHLKIHSKEKQLQESSTAPSNSNSSEEVRNILQLQQYQLSTSGGQEIQLLVTDSVHNINFIPSHNQSISIVTAENSQNMTAGQAANLTLLTQPPQQLQNLLLAAQQEQEEQIQSINMMENQIETTQSEQMHVITLSKETLAHLHAHQGQTEELHLATGAQHMQLTQEPSRQSHTNQDAVQPHQISEEQNQNVHISESHPESLSINHPSHEHQIQGTER; from the exons ATGGCAGAAGCAATTGCTGACCCTCCAGAGAAGCTTGTTGTTATCCACTCCAAGGCTCACAGAGATACCATTCTAGCTAATTTTGCagaacaaaggaaaaagaatttTCTTTGTGATATCACTTTAATAGTAGAGGATGTGCACTTCAGAGCCCACAAAGCTTTACTTGCTGCCAGCAGTGAGTACTTTTCAATGATGTTTGTAGATGAGGGAGAGATAAGCCAGTCAATTTATATGTTGGAGGGAATGGTTGCAGACACTTTTGGTGCACTACTGGAATTTATCTACACAGGTTATCTCCATTCCAATGAAAAAAGCATGGAACAAATACTGGCAACTGCACAGCTCCTAAAAGTGAATGATTTAGTATGGGCACATGCAGATTATCAGACCAACCATAGCCCAAATAATCCTCTCACATCTAGTAGTGGTGCTTCAGTAGTTGTCTTTGCAAATGACAAGAAAAATGGAGATCCACCAAAGCGAAAACGAGGAAGACCAAGAAAAGTCAAGAATGCTCAAGAGGAAAAATTTGGGACATCTTCTGTTGAAGATGTGCAGCTAAGAGAGAACAATTCAGTGCGAAATAAACAAAATTTTATGAAAAAAGTTGCAGCGGAAGAAACTGTTGCCAGTGAACAAGTTCCAGTAAGGAAAGAAGTGGAAGAAACTGAGCCAGCTTGTGGTTCAGAAGCTGCTGTAGATCTATCAGCTGAGAAGGATGAGAATTATGATCCTAAATCTCAAGGAATACAGAGCAATCAGAGTCGTTATAGCAAACGTAGAATACGGAGGTCTATCAAGCTAAAAGATTATAAACTTGTTGGTGATGAAGATGGAAAAGTATTGACAAAGAGAACTGATAGAAAAAGAAAACGCACAGGTTCTGAAGCTTGTTGCAAAGAATGTGGCAAAGTGTTTAAATATAATCACTTTTTAGCTATTCATCAGAGAAGTCATACAG GAGAACGCCCTTTTAAATGCAATGAATGTGGTAAAGGCTTTTCCCAGAAGCACTCTCTTCAGGTTCATGAACGGATGCATACTGGAGAGCGACCATATACCTGTACTGTCTGTAGTAAAGCTTTAACAACAAAACATTCTCTTTTGGAACATATGAGCCTACACACAG gACAGAAGGCTTTTACGTGTGATCAGTGTGGAAAGTATTTTAGCCAAAAGAGACAACTGAAGAGTCATTACCGAGTGCACACAG GCCATTCATTGCCGGAATGTAACCAGTGTCATCGCAAATTCATGGATGCAGCTCAGTTAAAGAAACATCTAAGAACACATACAG GTGAGAAGCCATTTACTTGTGAAATCTGTGGCAAGTCATTCACAGCAAAAAGTTCTCTTCAGACTCACATCAGAATCCACAG AGGGGAAAAGCCATATTCTTGTGGTATATGTGGAAAATGTTTCTCGGATTCCAGTGCAAAGAGGAGACACTGTATCTTACACACAGGCAAAAAGCCTTTCTCCTGCCCAGAGTGTAATTTGCAGTTTGCCCGCTTGGACAATTTGAAGTCTCATTTGAAAattcacagcaaagaaaaacaattGCAAGAATCAAGCACTGCTCCTAGCAACAGCAATAGCTCAGAGGAGGTCAGAAACATTCTTCAGCTGCAGCAATATCAACTGTCCACGTCTGGAGGACAAGAGATTCAGTTGCTTGTCACAGATTCAGTACATAATATAAACTTTATACCTAGTCATAATCAAAGTATTAGTATTGTTACTGCTGAGAACTCCCAAAATATGACAGCAGGCCAGGCTGCTAATCTTACGCTACTCACTCAACCACCACAACAGCTGCAGAACTTGCTTCTTGCAGCTCAGCAGGAACAAGAAGAACAAATCCAAAGTATCAATATGATGGAGAACCAAATAGAGACTACACAATCTGAGCAAATGCATGTCATCACTCTTTCAAAGGAAACACTAGCACATCTTCATGCCCATCAGGGGCAAACTGAAGAACTTCATCTAGCAACAGGAGCTCAGCACATGCAGCTGACCCAGGAACCTAGTCGTCAGTCTCATACTAACCAAGATGCAGTCCAGCCCCATCAAATTAGTGAAGAACAGAACCAAAATGTACACATTTCTGAATCACATCCGGAATCTTTGTCCATAAACCACCCATCTCATGAGCATCAGATTCAAG
- the LOC144262738 gene encoding zinc finger and BTB domain-containing protein 24-like isoform X7 — protein sequence MAEAIADPPEKLVVIHSKAHRDTILANFAEQRKKNFLCDITLIVEDVHFRAHKALLAASSEYFSMMFVDEGEISQSIYMLEGMVADTFGALLEFIYTGYLHSNEKSMEQILATAQLLKVNDLVWAHADYQTNHSPNNPLTSSSGASVVVFANDKKNGDPPKRKRGRPRKVKNAQEEKFGTSSVEDVQLRENNSVRNKQNFMKKVAAEETVASEQVPVRKEVEETEPACGSEAAVDLSAEKDENYDPKSQGIQSNQSRYSKRRIRRSIKLKDYKLVGDEDGKVLTKRTDRKRKRTGSEACCKECGKVFKYNHFLAIHQRSHTGERPFKCNECGKGFSQKHSLQVHERMHTGERPYTCTVCSKALTTKHSLLEHMSLHTGQKAFTCDQCGKYFSQKRQLKSHYRVHTGHSLPECNQCHRKFMDAAQLKKHLRTHTGEKPFTCEICGKSFTAKSSLQTHIRIHRLLPYYRMSIFTLPKTCMIFIKLSESLI from the exons ATGGCAGAAGCAATTGCTGACCCTCCAGAGAAGCTTGTTGTTATCCACTCCAAGGCTCACAGAGATACCATTCTAGCTAATTTTGCagaacaaaggaaaaagaatttTCTTTGTGATATCACTTTAATAGTAGAGGATGTGCACTTCAGAGCCCACAAAGCTTTACTTGCTGCCAGCAGTGAGTACTTTTCAATGATGTTTGTAGATGAGGGAGAGATAAGCCAGTCAATTTATATGTTGGAGGGAATGGTTGCAGACACTTTTGGTGCACTACTGGAATTTATCTACACAGGTTATCTCCATTCCAATGAAAAAAGCATGGAACAAATACTGGCAACTGCACAGCTCCTAAAAGTGAATGATTTAGTATGGGCACATGCAGATTATCAGACCAACCATAGCCCAAATAATCCTCTCACATCTAGTAGTGGTGCTTCAGTAGTTGTCTTTGCAAATGACAAGAAAAATGGAGATCCACCAAAGCGAAAACGAGGAAGACCAAGAAAAGTCAAGAATGCTCAAGAGGAAAAATTTGGGACATCTTCTGTTGAAGATGTGCAGCTAAGAGAGAACAATTCAGTGCGAAATAAACAAAATTTTATGAAAAAAGTTGCAGCGGAAGAAACTGTTGCCAGTGAACAAGTTCCAGTAAGGAAAGAAGTGGAAGAAACTGAGCCAGCTTGTGGTTCAGAAGCTGCTGTAGATCTATCAGCTGAGAAGGATGAGAATTATGATCCTAAATCTCAAGGAATACAGAGCAATCAGAGTCGTTATAGCAAACGTAGAATACGGAGGTCTATCAAGCTAAAAGATTATAAACTTGTTGGTGATGAAGATGGAAAAGTATTGACAAAGAGAACTGATAGAAAAAGAAAACGCACAGGTTCTGAAGCTTGTTGCAAAGAATGTGGCAAAGTGTTTAAATATAATCACTTTTTAGCTATTCATCAGAGAAGTCATACAG GAGAACGCCCTTTTAAATGCAATGAATGTGGTAAAGGCTTTTCCCAGAAGCACTCTCTTCAGGTTCATGAACGGATGCATACTGGAGAGCGACCATATACCTGTACTGTCTGTAGTAAAGCTTTAACAACAAAACATTCTCTTTTGGAACATATGAGCCTACACACAG gACAGAAGGCTTTTACGTGTGATCAGTGTGGAAAGTATTTTAGCCAAAAGAGACAACTGAAGAGTCATTACCGAGTGCACACAG GCCATTCATTGCCGGAATGTAACCAGTGTCATCGCAAATTCATGGATGCAGCTCAGTTAAAGAAACATCTAAGAACACATACAG GTGAGAAGCCATTTACTTGTGAAATCTGTGGCAAGTCATTCACAGCAAAAAGTTCTCTTCAGACTCACATCAGAATCCACAG GTTGTTACCGTATTACAGAATGAGCATCTTTACACTACCCAAGACATGcatgatttttattaaattgagtgaaTCTCTGATATGA